TATCGAGAACTATAGCTTAGATTCCGTCATTTCATGTAGGAAGGCTGAAGCGTTAAACTTGCTTCGCCCTATGTTAGTCCAAAGGGGGCTTAAGGACTACACGTTGGAGGAGCTTGCCGCCTTAGCTAGTTATAAGTCCGTGGGGCTAATGAAGCTGATGCCGTTCTTACTTGACGATAACGTTGAGGAGTTCTTCCTCGATAAGCCTTCATCGTACGTATACCTAGACTTAAGGAGGTGGGGGCGGGCTAGAAGCAATATTTCCCTCACCGAGGGCGAAGTTAATCGGGTAGTAACGCATATTAAGAGCGAATCGGGCTTCCCACTCGATTATGAGAACCCCTCTCTTAAAAGTGAAGTGATTACGAAGGATTTTCACGTACGCGTTTCGATAGATATAAGCCCGCTAGCAGTTGATGGCGTAACCTTAGACTTTAGGAAGCTTAAAAGTAGATCCTTCTTAACCATAGTGGATCTCGTCAGAAACGGTACGCTAACGGTAATGGCTGCCTCGTACATCGTTTTTAATTTACTGAAAAAGCGAAGCATACTTATCTACGGCGAGCCAGGGTCTGGCAAAACTACGCTTATGAATGCTCTCGACTTAATATTACCTGCCTCGGTTAGGAAGGTTTACTGCGAAGACGTCATTGAAACCATTCCGCAGATTGACGAATTTGGAAGGCATCAACTCAGGTATCACGTTGACCCCCTTGAAGCGTTAAGGGAGGGCACTAGTAAACAATTTGAAGTTTTAAAGACGTTACATCGAGCTCCCGACTACTTAATACTAGGCGAGGTCCAGCATAAGCTCCATTCTCAAGCTCTATTTCAAGGTCTTTCAGCAGGTTTAAGGGTTTTAGCTACAACGCATTCTTCAACAGCCGAACAGCTGATGTCGAGGTTCATATTCCACCACGAAATACCGATTACCTGCCTCTACGATCTAGATCTTCTAGTACAAATGAAGAGGCTGCCGTTAAGCTCCGCTAACCAAAGGAGGCTTGTAAGGATAGTCGAGGTGGAGCCACGGCCCCCTAACGTGGTGTCGCTCTCCTTAAACACCGTAAAACTTGTAGATGTATTCCTATGGGATCCTTCGGGGCGTTTAAGAGCATGCATAGATCTATACGACGCACCATCTATAAGGAAGATAGCCGCCTTTGAGCCTTTAAACCGTAAATCTTTTAATGACGTTATATCGAGCGTTGCTTCAACTATTGAAGAGTTGATCGGAAAGGACGTAGGAATACGTGATGTTTTAAGTGCTTTCGAACGGCTTTACGCTGAACACTTCATGTACGTTACGCCAAGGCAGGAGGTGGTTAAGGTTAAGGGCTAAACTTACTAACTTAGTATTTAACGAGTATAGACGGGTGCTACCCCAATCATACTTAGAGAGGCTAACGGTAAAAGCTAAAGCGTTTAAGGATGCTCGTAACGCTCTAAAACTATCATGCGTCTTGGCCCCCATTGTTTTTACGTGTGCCTTCATCCTATCCAAGGACGTGATTGTCTCAATTATTTGCGCGGCTATCTTCACCTACGCTTACCTTAAGGTTAAGGCGTTCAGCTTTTTAAGGAAAGTTGAATATGAATCTTCATTAGTCGATAGCTACGCGGCCATCGTGCTTGAGGAGTTACGATTAGTATTAAGTACCTCGGGTTCACTGTTTCAAGCTTTAACCTTTGTTTCTAACGGCGACTACCCTTTAATCTCGAAGGCGTTTAAACGCGTACTTAACCTAGCCCAGGAAGGAATTAGTTTAACAGTAGCCCTTTCTAAGCTTGCCAAGGAGCAAACCTCAGAGACAATGAGAAAGGGGTTATGGTTACTGATAACGGGTAGTAGGAAGCATGGGCTTAGCGAGCGTATTTGGGATTTATCAGCGCTTCAATCTGAAGCACGTAATCGCTTTACTCTATACATGAAGCATACGCATAACTCGCTTTTAGTATTAATTCCGTTAGCCTTCCTCCTCCCTCCCTCCATGGTGCTCGCGTTAACCATTAAACGCTTCACCTTACTAATACTGCCATTACTAATCCCGATGCACCTCATACTACTCACGCTAACCATTAAGCTTCTATCAAGAAGGGTGGCGCCTCCCCTATGAAGCCCTTGAAGAAGGTTGAAGCCACCTGCTTAGCGTTAAGCGTGTTAATAAATGCCTCCTTACTTATAGCCGCCGTCAAGTTAATGCATGACATTACGGTCTTGGTAGCCTTTACTGCGGCTTCCACATTAACGGTTTACCTAGCATTACTCCAAGCTTACAGGTGTACGGTTACTAAACGCTTCACTATAACGTCTGAGGTTAAGGAGTTGGAAAACTTCCTATTACTATGGGGGGAGTTTATGAGTAGAGGGGAGAACCCTGAAGCAAGCTTAATGAGGGCGTTAAGTAAGTATGAGGGGCCCTTAAAGGGCTTAATGGAGGACTTAGCCGCTACGATCGTTGAAGCTGGGGTCCCCGTAAAGCAAGCCTTAAGCTCGCTAAGGTATAAGTTAAGCGAGAAGCAATCCCATCGATTAATACTGTTGGTGCAGCGCTTAATAGAACATAGTACTCAAAGGGCTGGTAAACGCATAGTTGATTTAATACTTTCACTACGTGAAAATAGGCAACTACGTGAAAGCTTGGAACAGGTTATAAGGGCCGAGGCGTTTAAAGTTAAGCTGTTATGTGTATTAAGTGGCTGTCTTCTAGCGGTTTTCGCGTATGCATCATCGATTTTGGCAGCCTTAAGCGCCTCCTCCACCTCCATCATGGAAGGAGGGTTAAGCGCGGAGTTAAGTACTATACGGTTTTCATATTATACGGCTTTCTTCGCCTTCACGATATACCCGCCCACTCTAGTAGCACTATTTATGGGTGAAGCTAAGCCATACGCCTACTCGTTAATGTGCGCCCTCGCCTACATATTTACTGCGCTATTGACCAGCCTTCTCCGGTGAATGTACACTATGGATTAAGGGGGATAAATAGCCCTTTGAAAAGTTAATACGGTGGTAATGATGCTACACTCCGTTAAGCGGTTACTGAGGAATAGGAAAGCTGGACCGTTAATTGAGGAGGGGATGCTTTTAGGGATCAGCATCGTTACGTTAACAGTAATAATCTCGGTGATCTACGGCCTTCTAGGGAGTGTTGGAGACGCGATGACTAAGATGGAAAGCAGCTTCGGAGACTTCTGGGGGACCGCCCTATCGAAAATGCATGAGGTAGCTAATAACCTAAGGCAAGCTTTACACGTATAGCCTGAGGGGTAATGGAGTCCGGTAAAACATCGCTTGTTAAGAAGATAACTACTAGGTTAATACGTGAGCGGATGACGAACCCTGCTTAGGGGTCCTAGGGGAGGGGTAAAATGCCGTTCGGGAATGTAGCCTTAAGGCTACCCTGATAAACGGTGATTACACGCCGCTATTGATACTTGCGCTCTTTATAGTCCTCGTAGCCGCCTTCATCAAGAGGACGCTAGCAACCCTCGATCCTACCGTTCTACTATCACCCATCCTGTTCATAGCTTTAACGGCTATAGCCGCTTACATCGCGTTTATTGCTTACCCGAGGGGTTCAGTTCTTCTCGGTTTTTCAAGGCTTTTACCGGTATGGATTAAACTCAAAGGCTCGGAAGGCTCTCGACACGTAGTGGTACTGGGCGTTACGGGAAGCGGGAAAACAGAGACCGTTAAACGGTTGATCAGCGGTAGGCAAAGCGTATTAGTCTTGGATTGGGCTGGCGAGTATACTATTTTCCCGGTTGTTAAGCCTGAAGAGTTGAGTTTAGCAGGGCTAACTGTTGAGGAGATAGTTGAGGCGATAGGTAACGCCTTCCAGCTTACGACGCCTCAAACGGGCTTCCTATACAACATATTGAAGAACGTAAACGTCGCCAACCTGAAGGTCGTCGTGGAGAGGCTTCAAAGTCTTCCAGAGGCATCTTTAAGCGCGTCGGAACGCGAGATAAGGGCCGCCTTGCTTAGGCGTTTAACGCCTTGTGAGCGCCTATTCGGAGGATCTACACCCTTAAACGTTGGGAGGGTGAATCTAAGCCACCTAACTCATGACGGTAAAGTATTAACGCTTAACGTAGCGTTAAGGATAATATATGACTTAGCTCGTAGGCGTGAGTTACAGGCAGAGGTAGTGGTAATAGAGGAGGCGCAGAACGTTATACCGGCTAAGCGTGAAGGCCCTCCAAGTAGTGGCGAACTACTATTACAGGAGATGCGTAAGTACGGTATCTCAGTGGTTCTTTCAGCGCAACTTCCGGCGACGCTTAGCGAATACTTCAGGGACGCTGAATATGTCATAGTTCACCGGTTACTGATGAATAGTGACGAGGTTAGGAACTTCGCCACCATCCTAGACGAGGACGACTTCCAACGTCTCTCTAGGGCTAAGACTGGTGAAGCGTTAGTACTTCACCGGGGCGAAAAACTGTGGGTAAGGGTGCTTAAGGCTAGGCAAACCAAGCGGAAGCAACCAGAAATAGCACCCGAGGTGAAGCAAGCGGAGGTTGAGGAGGGCGTGAAAAGGGCTGAGTTCGAAGCTAAGCTCTTCGAAGTCGCGAAGGGGCTTGAAGGACTTTCGGAGCTTGTTAAAGAGCTTAGTGACAGCGTTGAGAAGCTTACGAAGAGGGCTGAAGACCTAGAGGTATTCAAGGAGGGCTTAGAGAAAATCATGAGGGGGAGAGTAGAGAATAAGCTTGATCTTAACGAGTTCAAGGATCGGGTTGAGAAGACGTTGAACATCGTTAGCTCGGAGCTTCCAAGCGCTTTTAACAAGTTAAAAGAGTTAACCTCCAAGGTTGAGGTCTTAGAGGGTGAAATTGCCACCGTTAAGGGCGTGTATGATGAGCTTTCGGAGCAGGTGAAGGCAATCTTAACCGCCCTTAACGTACTTAAGGGGGGCCTTAAGCGTATAAAACCTAAGAAACCCCTAACGAGTATGGGCGCTGAGGCTGTTGAAAACGAGTTAAGAAAGGTTGTTCCGGCGTTGCTTAGGGATCCACCAACGCTAAGCGTAGCCGATATGGGGGATCGCATAGTGATCTCCCCGGCGAGGTACATCGACGATGAGAGCTTTAAGGCGGTTACGGAGGTCGTTAAAGGCTTTGGCGGGAGGGTTGAGCGCGACGATCGGGGGTTCTTCTGGGCCATACCGAAGAGGTAAAGGGCCCGCATAACCCACGCGGAGTAGCCTCGGGTTCCCGCATCCGTAACCATGGCGTCCTCTCAAGCTATCCTGAGGCTACGCGGATAGGGGTTAAGCTTGGAAGGTTCTCCTTGGGAGAAGGTTTCGAGCGATAAGCCTTGGGTATTCTTCTTCCCTTACGATGTGGCTAGACGCGGTCAAGTGCTGTTCGCGGATACCGTTTACAACGCTATTCAACGGGGGATCAGCGTTATCATTAATGCTCCGAGTGGCTTCGGTAAGACGGTAGCGGCCCTCGCCGCTCTTCTCCCCTTCGTTAAGGGGGGTAGGCGGGTAATATGGGCGGCTAGGACGCATAGGGAGGCGGAAAGGGTTATTGAAGAGCTAAAGCTCATTAACGCCAAGTACAGCGCAGACGTCAACGCCGTGGCGGTGAGGGGGCGTGTTGAAATGTGCCCGCTTATATCTAGCGGATACGATAACGATGACGCCGCCTTCTACTGTCGCGAGACACGTGCAGTAAGAGGCTGCCAGTATTATAAGCGGTTTCTAGAGTTTAAGGCTCCGGAAAGATGGTGTATGACTGGCGGAGAGGTGTATAGTTACGCGTTAAGCTTTAACGCTTGTCCATACTTTGTTCAGCGTTCCTTAGTTAGGCAAAGCCAAGTGGTAGCGATGAGCTACCAGTTGGCTTTTCAAGGAATTCAAACGTACCTTAAGGAGGTTGAGGCGTCCACCGCCGTTATGGTGGTGGATGAAGTACATAACCTCCCGGAGTTACTAAGGAGCATTACCAGCGATCGATTAACGCTTAGGAGTATTGAGGGGGCGGCTAAGGAGGCAGAAGGTAAACCGATGCTTCAACGCTTCTGCCACGCCTTAATGGAGGTCGTTAAGGGTTACGGCGACCATGAACAGCTTGTCACGTTTGATGAACTATCGTTAAGGCTTAAGGCTGAGGGTGCTCCTCGAATACCGTTAAGTATGGTAGCTGAGGTTGCAGTATTTGAAGGGAATCTAGTGCGTAAAGCCCTCCTTATGGAGGGGAAGAGGCCTAAGAGTAGCCTACACTCCCTCGGGCTCTTCTTGAAGCTGATTACTTCGGGTAGGTATACCTTGATTGTTGGCGGGGGCGTTCTTCAAGCCTTGAAGCTTGAGGTTGTAAGGCCTGAGGCTGACATCATAGGCTTTAGTGCAACTGCCGATGCACAGCTCGCGGAGGAGTTGAACTTGGAGTACATCGATTTATCCGTAGCCCCGACGCCGAGTGCTGAGGTATTTTGCTTAAATGATGTGACGACAGCGTATGAAGAACGTGAACCTAATTACAAAAAGTACGTGGAATGGTTAAAGCTAATGCCGAAGCGAACGGGGATTTTTGCGGCATCCTTTAAAGTGTTAAATGGCCTCCTTAACGCTGGCGTCGGATCAGCGCTTTCACCGCTCTTTGTGGAGCGGGAGGGGATGACGAGTAGAGAAAACGAGGAGCTTTTAAGGGGTTTCAAGGAGGTCGCTGGATACTATTTAGGAGTACTCGGTGGACGAACCGCTGAAGGTGTAGACTTTCCAGGGCTTATACGAATAGTGTTCATAGTTGGAGTACCGTTCGAGGAGCCATCGGTAAGGCTGGAGGCCCTTATACGGTACTATAGAGAACTCTACGGTGATGAAAGGAGGGCTAAGTTGACGGCGTACGTAATGCCGGCCGTTCGGAAAGTAGTTCAAGCGGCTGGGAGGGCGTTCAGAAGCCCTGAGGATCGAGGTATAGTGGTATTGGGGGATAAGCGCTTTGTAACATTAAAACGCTTGCTACCACGCTGGTTGAAGAGCTTTAAACAGATAAACTACGAAGAAAGACAAAAGCTGGCAGTGACTATAGAAGAAGTATTGAAGATAAAGAGTCTTTAGCCTGATAGCCCCGTTTAAAGTAGTAGTACCATCACTACGTGAGCCGTCGGCGTCCTGATACTACGGCTCGCGACGAAGTTTATGCTAAGCGCCTACCTAAACGTATTTTTAATAGTAAACCTCGCTTAGAAATTGGACGGAGGTTCGGATTGGCTAAAGCCTTAATAATTACGGGTACTCCAGGTACTGGTAAGAGCTCCTTAGCACGCGCGCTTTCAGATAGGTTAAAGTTACAATTTATCGACGTGGGGGACTTAGTGGAGAAAGAGCACCTATATAGCCGAGTTGGTCCTTGGCGTTCTAAAATAGTTAAAACTAGCCGTCTTAAAGCTAGGCTTAATGAGTTGGTTTCAACGTCTAGCGTTGACGTAATCGTGGAGACCCATATTTTACCAGTACTTCCTAAAGAGTTGGTTAAAGCAGTCATTGTGCTTAGAACAAACCCTATTGAGTTAGTTAATAGGCTTCGTAGCTTAGGTTGGGATGAAGGAAAGGTTAAAGAAAACGTTTTAGCCGAGCTTCTCGATTATTGTTTATCACGTGCCATTAAATTTTACGGGAAGAAAAAAGTTTGGGAGGTTGATACGAGTAATAAAAATCCGAAGCGTGTACTCGAAGAAGTTCTAAAAATCATAGATGGTAAGGTTAAACGTAAACGTGCACCTATAGACTGGATCGAGAAGGTACCTAGTGAGCTTATATTATCCATAACCGAAGACGTTAAGCATGGTTCGATGGAGAGGGAAGGTTTATTTACGCGGTATGGCCCAGCCACTTCAACATCCTTTTAGCGGCTAAATTGATATCCTCAGCGGTCACGGTCTTACGGCCTGCATGCTTGGCTAGCTCTATGGCTTCCTTCGCGATGTCAAGGGCGATGGTCTCAAGTATGTTGCCTAAGGCTTTTGTAGCTTCATCTCCTACCCTTTCAGCTCCTGCCTTACGTATTACCCGATCAATAGGTGCTAATGGTAGCTCGGGCAAATATTATACCCCTCCAAACTTTCATTCGGATGACCTAAATAAGCTTTAATGATAAAGCTAACCGCTACCCTTACCAAATCCGTAAGCTTTCAAAGTTGGTAGCTTCTATAAACCTCTAAAGGAGGGTTTAGGTGTAACGTGGAGGGTGCTTTACAAATCTTTAAAGGAGGCTGTAAGATGACATTAAGAGGTTTAAGTGTAGCAAGACATCATGAAGGTGCCTGTAGAATAAAAAGGTTGAGTGAAAGATATCACTGAGCCTTAAACACTACTAGGAAACTTTATATTGATCTCTACCCATTTGCAATGGGGTATTTAAGGCTTGGGGAAGGTTAGACCTCACGTCGTAAAAAGGCTGGCTGAAAGGCTTATAGAACAATATGGGGATCGTTTTAGCCTAAGCTTCGATGATAACAAAAAGCTTGTAGCTGAGCTCTCCGGGCTAAAGGCTAAACACTTAAGGAATAGGGTTGCTGGCTACGTAACGCGCCTCATAAAGATAAGAATGAGGCGGCAGGCCGCTGAAAAGCTAGTTGAAGCCCAAGCCATACCCTCATCTACACCGAGTACTACCGAAAAACCCGCCGAGACCCAGACTACATTGAGCGCCACCCAGCCTGAAGGCACCGCTTCTTAAGCAATTAACGTTATCCTTCTACGGTATAGTGTTTCAAGTTTTCTTAACGTTAACCTATGCTTCCCTCGGCTACTTACCTGTACGCGGCTCTTAGTGCGTGCTAATATACTCTTTTGACCTACTTCGACGTCCCCCACGTCGACGTTAAGCTCCCGCTTAATCGCTAGCTTAACGTCGTCAACGCTTACATCAGGTAGGAACTTTAAGCATTCATTAGGGCATCCCTTAGAGCAGAAGGTACCTTCTACGTAGCAGAGGGAGGCGCAAGGTATCCTAGTACCGGTTTGACTAGATGCTGATATTGCGTTTGCGCAACAAGCACTTTTAAGAGCGATGAGGCCCTTTTCACGCACAATCTTAAGAGCTTCTGCCTTAGCCTCCTTAACGCTTACCTCCATAAGCCCGGCCTTAGGGCTTTTCACCCCCTTTAAGTAAATGCCCGCCCTTTCAAGTCTATTTAGGATATTTCTTGAAACTTTAAAACCGCCGACCACAACACCGATAGCACCAGCCCTTTTCGCTTCGCTAATAACTTTCTCAACTTCATCAACTCCAGGTATTAAGGGTCTTAGGAACAGGAATGGTTTAAACCCAGCTCTTCTAAGCTTAGATATTGTTTCAAGCCTTTCTTGAGGGGTTGGGGCCTTAGCTTCTAGAACTTGTGACCTGGAAAGCGCAATAATCGTGATGAGCGGGTTCAGCTTTAACTTGGCTATACCCTTTAACCGCTTAATACTCTCATCGCTTAAAGACGCCTTACTTGAAACTTGGCAAGGATTACTGAGCATTAAGGAAACCTTGTTTAGGTACTCCATTGTTTTATCTAGACATGATTCATGAAACGGTTCGCAAACACTTCCGAAAGCTAAAAAGGTCCCCATTACGCCCGGTATAAACCAAGGGTTACTTAGTATAGCTAAAACCATTTCATCCCCAGTTAACCCGTAGGGACGGCATTCTCCAAAGCTAAACCCTAGATCCTGAATGTAGCAGTATAAGCATGCATAAGGGCATCCAATGCCTGGATGGATCGTTAATCCGCAAGGCCTAGGAGGACGCTTAGCATGCCAATCTCCAATGGCTCTACTAACAGCTTTTTCACTTAACATACTTTTAACCTCGCTTAACATTAAGGCTCTTCGAGCTACGTACTCCTCGTAGCTTATAGATGCCACCTTGATCACCTTTAAATGTTAGGGCTTAATGCTTATGGATCTCGATGGATCGCCCACGTAGTAATGGGTTATAGCTCCTCTTAAGGCATAAGGTTTAATGCCCATCCTTAGCTTCTAGGTGGAACATATAGCTTTACCCCTACTTACTGAAACCCCTATCCTCGGTTTGAACCCTTATTCCGTCTTCTAGATGCTCATATAGTATTCAAGTAACTCGCTCCAAACCTTAAATTAAAGCTCAAAGTGTTTAAACCATCATCGAACTAAAGTTATAGGCTTCCTTGTCGTTTCTCGTATAAAACCTTTAAAATTTTTGGGCTATAGGATTGCTATGGGGCTACGATTATGAGCTTAGGAGAACTGAAAGTGAAGGTTAAGTACTTAGCTACCCTTAAGCCGTTGGCCAAAAAGCCTGAAGATGAAATAGTGGTAACCGGTGGAGGTACGCTACTCGATCTACTTAAAGAAATAAAGCGTAAGGATTCAAAGGTGCTTATTAAACGCCTCCTAGACCCGTCTTCATGTAATCCTCAACCTGACATTCTGATACTTATTAACGGCTTCGAGATAAGCGCCCTTAACGGTTTAAATACGAAGCTTAAGGACGGTGATACCGTGGTGTTCCTACCCTCGGTTCATGGAGGATAAACGCTTAAAGGCTTAAGTAAGTCACGGCTTACTGGTAGCAGGGGTTAACGTGTTTAACGTTAAGTTTGTAGCCCCCAGCTGGAACGATATCTACGATATGTCGTTAAAGCTGGCCGTCAAAATAGATGAAAGTGGTTTTAAACCTCAGGTAATAGTCGGTATAGCTAGAGGCGGCTGGGTGGTAGCCCGCCTCCTTTCAGACTTTTTAGATGTACCTCGAGTGGCTAGCTTAAGGGTTGAATTTTATAAAAGCATATATGAAACGGAGCGAAAACCAATACTTTCCCAGCCGTTATCGACTAACGTTAACGGGTTAAACGTATTATTAGCTGACGATGTAGCCGATACCGGTTCATCCTTAATCCTAGCTAGAGATCACGCGCTTAACGCTGGCGCTAAAGAAGTAAGGATTGCAACCCTCTACTATAAGCCTTGGTCGCAAATAAAACCCGATTACTATGTAGCGAAAACAGATGCTTGGATAATATTCCCCCACGAAATACGGGAAACCATTGAGAAGGTGACGGATAAGCTAATTAAGGAAGGCGTAAAAGGTGACGGATTAAAAAACTTCCTTCTAGCCATAGGTATAAAGGAGGAACTGGTAAACTACTTTCTCCCTAAGGTGTTAGCCAAGCTTCAGGCTTAACCAGTGACAATATGAGGCCGAGTGGAAACATCGCGTAGAACACTTAAACCCGGTAACGAATCTACGTATTTCAACAGGGAAACCGGGTGTATGGATTACTTAACCATCGCTTTCTATAGAGTTCCCAGTCAAAGTATATAAAGCTTCCCCGGATAAAACCTTAACGGATAGGGATAAACTTTGATTTTAACAGCGCGTATTAATGGTAAAGACTACATTATTTACGTAGGCGGACTAATCCTTAGCGAGAAGGTTAAGGACGTCGACAACGTCATAGGTATAGCTAGAGAAGCCGCTAAAAGACATCAATGTATGGCTATACAGTTAACGGATGCCGCAGCCATAGCCTCATGGAGGCATCTATTCCATTCGGCGCTACTAGCGATTAAGGCCTTTACAAGGGGTTATAATGTAGCTGAAGCTCTAGACGTAGAGGTGCTTCTATACGCGTCAGGATCTAAGCAGATACATGACGCCATAAGTAAGCTTGGTATTAAGCCTGGATTATCTAAGTTAGCTTTAACCTGTATAGGATGCGTAGATGAAACCAGTATTAAGCAGGCAGTAGAGGAGGTTTTAAACTTATTAAAGGGTTTAGAAGATGATAGCGTTCTGGAAGTGGATGAAAGAAAGAGCGATGGTATTAAACGTTTATTCGGTATTAGTGATGAGGAGGTTCAAGCAACGCTCACCGGTGACGTTGACCCCTTAGTAAAGTGCGTCCTCAATAGGGTTGCCCTCGTAGATATATTAAAGCGTCTTTAATCCTTGTTTGAAGGTTTTTGTGTTCACGTGGTTTTCGTAGCCTTCTTTACGGTAACCGCCGAGCGTTTCACCCATCCATATGTAGTTTATGTTGGCTTCTTTAAGCCATTTCTCCATGTTTTCGCGTTTAAAGTCTTTAAGCTTTGACGTTGGCCACCTCCTAACGTCAACCACTACTTCAATCCTACTCGCCTTAAGCATATTAAGGAGCTGCTCCTTAGACCGTGAACCATACCCTATGGTCCAAACCCGGGCGTATCTACCTTTCCCCAAAGCCGACGAGGGACACGCTTAATTAATGTATAGGGTGGTTTTGATGAGCGTATTCGTGCCTTGGTATCGCTTTAGTGATTAACCCCATTTCCTGTGGAAACTCCACTAGAAGCCTAGGTTACTTAACTATTATTTCTACTGGAGTTTTGGGTGGAAGTATGCTATCATTATTTAGCTTCGGAAACCTTTGTTTCTACTGGAGAATTTTAAAATGGAAAAGGAGTGATGTTTGTTTTATCCTTTGCTTTTCCTTTATCCTTCACCTTTCCTCTGTTGTTGTTTTGGCTTCTTTAAGGTTATCGTCGCTTAGTACTACTATCTTCTCCAAGATTACTCCATAGACATGTAGTCCGGACATTTCTTAGGGTCACAGAGAGCATACCCAAGTACACAACCTACTTCTAAGAAGTACTCATCCACCCTATTCTTACCCCAGAAAACACACCTATTCAACTTAACACCTCCAACCCTAAACCGAGAAAAAAGCTTTAAGGGGGTAGCGCTTGACGTAAGCGTTGGAAGAGGTAGGCGATGGTTAGGTCTTTACGAACGTGATGTGCGCGGTGGTTGTGCCTATCACCGTTATGACTGTGTTCGCTCCTATTTCTTTGGCGTGTTTACGCGCTGCCTCCCTCACCTCG
The sequence above is a segment of the Candidatus Nezhaarchaeales archaeon genome. Coding sequences within it:
- a CDS encoding DUF488 domain-containing protein gives rise to the protein MGKGRYARVWTIGYGSRSKEQLLNMLKASRIEVVVDVRRWPTSKLKDFKRENMEKWLKEANINYIWMGETLGGYRKEGYENHVNTKTFKQGLKTL
- the cgi121 gene encoding KEOPS complex subunit Cgi121, which gives rise to MILTARINGKDYIIYVGGLILSEKVKDVDNVIGIAREAAKRHQCMAIQLTDAAAIASWRHLFHSALLAIKAFTRGYNVAEALDVEVLLYASGSKQIHDAISKLGIKPGLSKLALTCIGCVDETSIKQAVEEVLNLLKGLEDDSVLEVDERKSDGIKRLFGISDEEVQATLTGDVDPLVKCVLNRVALVDILKRL